The following proteins come from a genomic window of Acetivibrio cellulolyticus CD2:
- a CDS encoding LysR family transcriptional regulator — MTIRHLKIFIEVVDSGKMSTAASRLFISQPTVSQAIRELEEHYGGLLFDRLSKKLYITAKGKRLLSYAREVVKKFDDMEEMMLQDNYVEKIRIGATNTVGNCILSEVVKSFGEMNPNIEIYSYTNNTMDIEEKLLKSELDIGIVEGKVKSPDLISIPEVNDFLVLICSTKHAFAKKKSIRLEELQYESFAMREQGSGTRELFERYMSEKEIPIRITSEANSSDAIKKAVIDNQCLAVISIRLVEEEIKSGKIHVIQNKDCDWDRFFSVVYHKNKVITDEMKSLIEIVKNYKHVDVLQGISTGEISVNE, encoded by the coding sequence ATGACCATAAGACATTTAAAAATATTTATTGAAGTTGTTGATAGCGGCAAAATGAGTACTGCTGCATCAAGACTTTTTATTTCGCAGCCTACAGTAAGCCAAGCAATTAGAGAGCTTGAAGAACATTATGGCGGGCTCTTGTTTGATAGGCTTTCTAAGAAATTATATATAACTGCAAAGGGAAAGAGGCTTCTTTCCTATGCAAGAGAAGTGGTAAAGAAGTTTGATGATATGGAAGAAATGATGCTGCAAGATAATTACGTAGAGAAAATAAGGATTGGTGCTACGAATACAGTTGGTAACTGTATACTTAGTGAAGTTGTCAAAAGTTTTGGAGAAATGAATCCTAATATTGAAATATACTCTTATACAAATAATACAATGGACATAGAAGAAAAACTGCTAAAATCGGAATTAGATATCGGTATCGTAGAGGGAAAGGTGAAAAGTCCGGATTTGATTTCAATTCCTGAAGTAAATGATTTCTTGGTTCTTATTTGCAGTACCAAGCATGCTTTTGCTAAGAAAAAAAGTATTAGGCTGGAAGAACTTCAATATGAAAGCTTTGCTATGAGAGAACAGGGCAGCGGAACAAGAGAACTTTTTGAAAGATATATGTCAGAGAAGGAAATACCAATCAGGATAACTTCTGAGGCAAACAGCTCAGATGCAATTAAAAAAGCTGTTATAGATAATCAATGCTTAGCAGTCATTTCTATACGGCTAGTAGAAGAGGAAATTAAAAGTGGGAAAATACATGTTATTCAGAATAAAGACTGTGACTGGGACAGATTTTTTAGTGTTGTATACCATAAAAATAAAGTTATAACCGATGAAATGAAGAGTCTTATTGAGATAGTAAAAAATTATAAACATGTAGATGTTCTTCAAGGAATTAGCACAGGGGAGATTTCGGTAAATGAGTAA
- a CDS encoding FAD-dependent oxidoreductase has protein sequence MKVLIIGGVAAGTKVAAKLKRENRSCEVTILTKSKDISYAGCGLPYYVGKVIPDRSQLIVNTPEGFSELTGVLVLTEVEVTKVNPAEKTVDALNLKTQEPLKYKYDKLVIASGAEAIKPLIDGINLKNVFFLRTPDDADTLRNAIESGEIKRAVVVGGGYIGLEIAENLSSQGVKITVIDMAKHILPGFDEEFTEYVENYLADQGIISFTETKLEAILGEGKVEKIQTNKRTFKADAVILSVGIRANTAFLADSDIELMPNKTIKVNEFLQTNIEDIYAVGDCATVTNRLTKEPVWSPMGSTANIAGRIAAKNITGAKLVYPGVLGTAVAKLPELNAGRTGLTESAAREAGIHTVSVVTVVDDKAHYYPNASSFIVKMIADRETKQLLGLQVLGKGAVDKMVDIAVTAITMGATLYDIENMDLAYAPPFSTAIHPFSHTVNILINKIEGVFETVTPAAYAAKEAEDYKIIDASINPSIDGVPYIDLTKVNGVLSEIGKDEKLLLVCAKGKRAYMLQNRLKYFGYTNTRVLEGGTTFNEIKI, from the coding sequence ATGAAAGTTCTTATTATTGGCGGTGTGGCAGCTGGTACTAAGGTTGCAGCAAAGCTAAAACGGGAAAACCGAAGCTGTGAGGTTACCATTTTAACAAAAAGTAAAGATATATCCTATGCTGGTTGTGGTCTTCCCTACTATGTTGGCAAGGTAATTCCAGATCGCAGTCAATTAATTGTCAATACTCCCGAGGGTTTTTCAGAATTAACTGGAGTTTTAGTACTAACTGAAGTAGAAGTTACAAAAGTTAATCCTGCTGAAAAAACCGTAGATGCACTAAATTTAAAAACACAGGAACCTCTTAAATATAAATACGACAAGCTAGTTATTGCATCAGGTGCAGAAGCCATCAAGCCACTAATTGATGGTATAAACTTAAAAAATGTATTCTTTCTAAGAACACCAGATGATGCTGACACCTTACGTAATGCCATAGAATCAGGCGAAATAAAGCGTGCAGTTGTAGTTGGAGGAGGATACATAGGACTAGAGATTGCTGAAAATTTATCCTCTCAGGGTGTTAAGATTACTGTTATTGATATGGCAAAGCATATACTTCCCGGTTTTGATGAGGAGTTTACTGAGTATGTAGAAAACTATCTAGCAGACCAAGGTATCATATCCTTTACCGAAACAAAGCTTGAAGCTATTCTTGGCGAAGGAAAGGTTGAGAAAATTCAAACAAATAAGCGTACTTTTAAAGCAGATGCCGTTATTCTTTCAGTAGGAATCCGAGCTAACACAGCTTTTCTGGCGGACTCAGATATTGAACTGATGCCAAATAAAACGATTAAAGTAAACGAGTTTTTACAAACAAATATTGAAGATATCTATGCCGTTGGAGACTGTGCTACTGTAACAAATCGGCTTACGAAAGAACCGGTTTGGTCTCCTATGGGTTCTACTGCTAATATTGCTGGTCGTATTGCCGCAAAAAATATTACCGGTGCCAAGCTAGTTTATCCAGGAGTTCTAGGAACTGCAGTTGCTAAGCTTCCTGAATTAAATGCAGGAAGAACCGGTTTAACAGAATCAGCTGCCAGAGAGGCTGGCATTCATACTGTAAGTGTCGTAACAGTTGTAGACGACAAGGCTCACTATTATCCCAACGCTTCATCCTTTATCGTTAAGATGATAGCTGACAGAGAAACCAAACAATTATTAGGCCTGCAGGTACTTGGAAAAGGTGCTGTAGATAAAATGGTCGATATTGCAGTTACAGCAATTACTATGGGAGCAACTCTTTATGATATTGAAAATATGGATTTAGCATATGCTCCGCCATTTTCAACAGCAATTCATCCTTTCTCACATACTGTGAATATTTTAATAAATAAAATTGAGGGTGTGTTTGAAACTGTAACGCCTGCTGCCTACGCTGCAAAAGAAGCTGAGGACTATAAAATAATAGATGCCTCTATTAATCCGAGCATAGATGGAGTTCCTTATATAGACCTTACCAAGGTTAATGGAGTGCTTTCTGAAATTGGGAAGGATGAAAAACTTCTTTTAGTATGTGCGAAAGGTAAAAGAGCTTACATGCTTCAAAACCGTTTAAAGTATTTCGGATACACTAATACAAGGGTTCTTGAAGGTGGTACCACTTTTAATGAAATAAAAATATAA
- a CDS encoding nitrate/sulfite reductase, translated as MACLTISAADEKRVKALGFLSNKGTDNFSGRIITINGKITAAQNKCLSEAAELYGNGVVTLTTRLTIEVQGIPYDKIEDFRTYIAKEGLVTGGTGSKVRPVVSCKGTTCQYGLIDTFGLSEEIHERFFNGYSDVKLPHKFKIAVGGCPNNCVKPDLNDLGIIGQMIPNYDEDSCNGCKKCSIEDTCPMNAAKVVDGILEINKEICNNCGRCDGKCHFDAIEDSKVGYKIYIGGRWGKLVAHGKAISKIFTNKDEAMDIIEKAILLYREQGKTGERFAQTIERLGLENVEAQLLSDNLLTRKKEILEAKLHIAGGATC; from the coding sequence ATGGCATGTTTAACTATCAGCGCTGCTGACGAAAAAAGAGTAAAAGCTTTAGGATTTCTGAGCAACAAAGGAACTGATAACTTCTCAGGGAGAATCATTACCATAAATGGCAAAATAACAGCAGCTCAAAACAAATGTTTATCAGAGGCAGCTGAGCTCTATGGAAATGGTGTTGTAACTTTAACTACTAGATTAACAATTGAAGTTCAGGGAATTCCTTATGATAAAATTGAAGACTTTAGAACCTATATTGCTAAGGAGGGTCTTGTTACAGGCGGTACCGGTTCAAAGGTACGTCCAGTTGTCTCATGTAAGGGTACGACCTGTCAGTATGGTTTAATCGATACGTTTGGATTATCAGAAGAAATTCATGAGAGATTCTTCAATGGATATTCTGATGTTAAGCTTCCTCACAAATTCAAAATTGCAGTTGGAGGATGCCCTAATAACTGTGTAAAACCAGATCTAAATGATTTAGGCATTATAGGACAAATGATACCTAATTATGATGAGGATTCCTGTAATGGATGTAAAAAATGTTCCATAGAAGATACTTGTCCAATGAATGCAGCTAAAGTTGTAGATGGTATTCTTGAAATAAATAAAGAAATATGCAATAACTGCGGACGTTGCGATGGTAAGTGTCACTTCGACGCTATTGAAGACAGCAAGGTCGGGTATAAGATATACATCGGTGGAAGATGGGGTAAACTTGTTGCTCATGGAAAGGCTATTAGCAAGATTTTTACTAACAAGGACGAGGCTATGGATATAATAGAAAAGGCTATTCTTTTATATAGAGAACAAGGCAAAACCGGTGAACGATTTGCTCAAACTATTGAAAGACTTGGCTTAGAAAATGTAGAAGCTCAATTATTATCAGATAACCTTCTTACTAGGAAGAAAGAAATTCTGGAAGCAAAACTTCATATTGCAGGTGGTGCTACCTGCTAA
- a CDS encoding ABC transporter ATP-binding protein — MIKLNNVTAGYNKVEVIKNINIGFERGSITSIVGKNGCGKTTLLKTASNLLAPFRGNVTISGKDISNISNKELAKKVSFLPQLRMIPNITVFNLVMHGRYPYLGFSRTPQKQDKEIVRKAIENMSLKKYIDKNIQELSGGQRQKVYIAMVLAQNTDIIFLDEPTTYLDVNHQLEILEILKKLKQMGKTIIMVLHDLGNALSYSDKICLMENGEVVIYETPQAVFESKAIDRIFKINSAQVLIEDKGEKQYVFYLK, encoded by the coding sequence ATGATTAAATTAAATAATGTTACTGCGGGATATAATAAAGTTGAAGTAATTAAAAATATAAATATAGGTTTTGAAAGAGGTAGTATTACAAGCATAGTAGGTAAAAATGGTTGTGGAAAGACTACCCTATTAAAAACAGCGTCAAACTTATTAGCACCTTTTCGTGGAAACGTTACTATAAGTGGCAAAGATATTTCAAACATATCAAACAAGGAACTTGCAAAGAAGGTTTCCTTTTTACCTCAGCTTAGAATGATCCCTAATATAACGGTTTTTAATTTGGTCATGCACGGCAGATATCCATATTTGGGATTTTCCCGTACTCCACAGAAACAAGATAAGGAAATTGTGAGAAAGGCTATAGAGAATATGAGTCTAAAAAAATATATAGATAAAAATATTCAGGAGCTTTCCGGCGGTCAGCGTCAAAAGGTTTATATTGCAATGGTTTTAGCCCAGAATACAGATATCATATTTTTAGATGAACCAACTACCTATTTGGACGTTAATCATCAACTTGAAATACTAGAAATACTAAAAAAGTTAAAGCAGATGGGAAAAACGATAATTATGGTGCTTCACGATTTAGGTAATGCGCTTTCCTATTCAGATAAAATTTGTTTGATGGAAAATGGAGAAGTAGTAATATATGAAACACCACAAGCTGTGTTTGAGAGTAAAGCAATTGATAGGATTTTTAAGATTAATTCTGCGCAGGTGTTAATTGAAGATAAAGGTGAGAAGCAGTATGTGTTTTATCTAAAGTAG
- a CDS encoding FecCD family ABC transporter permease, with amino-acid sequence MKNVFNNRKINNSLRVNNFKSIVSVVYIVLIISLFSQLLTGCKVQTKEASTITYYYSFVDSLNNEVNLKDKPQRVISLARSLGLNAARLRFIYLILAAILAGSAISFAGLLGFVGLIVPHAARLLVGYDNRILLPASALLGGIFTLLCDLLARVIFAPYEIPVGIIMSFLGGPFFIYLLIKGKRGLLYD; translated from the coding sequence ATGAAGAATGTATTTAATAATAGAAAAATTAACAATAGCTTGAGAGTTAATAACTTCAAATCAATAGTAAGTGTAGTTTATATAGTACTTATAATTAGCTTGTTTTCACAGCTCCTTACAGGATGCAAAGTCCAGACAAAAGAAGCTTCTACTATTACGTATTATTATAGCTTTGTTGATTCATTAAACAATGAGGTTAATTTGAAAGACAAGCCTCAAAGAGTAATTTCACTTGCCAGATCCTTAGGTTTGAATGCAGCTAGGTTACGCTTTATCTATTTAATTCTTGCAGCAATACTAGCAGGCAGCGCTATAAGCTTTGCTGGCTTATTGGGATTTGTTGGACTAATTGTTCCTCATGCAGCAAGGCTTTTGGTCGGATATGATAATAGAATTTTACTTCCAGCATCAGCATTATTAGGAGGTATTTTCACTTTGTTGTGTGATTTACTTGCGCGAGTTATCTTTGCACCTTATGAAATACCGGTTGGTATTATCATGTCGTTCTTGGGAGGTCCATTCTTTATCTATTTATTAATAAAAGGCAAAAGAGGTCTGCTTTATGATTAA
- a CDS encoding S-layer homology domain-containing protein encodes MLKQQKRRGKRRMKSTFSLIVIVCILAMFLPVQPVFAEVDSSRFGEVLVSDSGTDCTIEQGNTSRNLAVSPNGTIYAVYQCNEGIRVAKSTDNGDSFAASVSVYESKYEAEIAVSSAGTVYVCWVEDNNIKLSKSTDDGATFSVPATVGPITLGEMGGNVHMATDGSFVYMIDSCGENFYSSGNEGDDFTHYDFNEQMVFSDVHVDFSTGDVIVQKDDPTIKYYKSTDHGATFEVAVVPGGSVMYSVGSIASSGINKYLLIAGSGTNFQKINLSTGVQTSPSIGVCDSEQGRSLSADNYGNVVTGYTNEGNVLFEVSNDMGENFGGATTVAASTMANAAINTTNGDVMFLYQKADGKVYMKVYAGLLTGYTLNVSNSNLFFDADINDLNKTVTITNVSGDTITINDITVEGAFTIDRSDIGESLAAGTSGDIDVTYVPPESGTHTGKVIISNGENPDRIVFLTGTKTAQALEAPVLQSAVAGDRCVTLTWSAAEGSNGYKVYASTTSDSYTIPANTVAGSVYSCDVTELTNGTIYYFVVRSTSIDGDSVNSNELSATPQTVPDAPTNVSATAGNGKATVTFTAPTDNGGSPITGYIVTSNPGSITATGTGETITVTGLQNGITYTFTVKAINAVGNGAESAVSNAVTPYTPISSTTHTTPTTQTEPTKPAENYVEIQVNGKAETVATASTIKVDGKTVITVTVDDKKIEEKLNKEGNNAVVTIPVKNDADVVIGELNGQTVKNMEVKEAVLEVKTDNVTYTLPASQINIDSISSQIGKEVQLKEITVNVKIADAPQDTVKIVQNTASKNNYQVVVKPVDFEITCTNGNKSIDVSKFNGYVERTLAIPEGVDPSKITTGIVLNYDGTFSHVPTTIIVIDGKHYAKINSLTNSTYSVIWSPKTFKDVEGHWAKDEVNDMSSRLIISGISEDTFDPERDITRAEFAAIVVRGLGLKSGTGKNPFTDVGSDEWYCSYIETAYEYGIIAGHGNGNFRPNDKITREQAMTMIARAMKITGLKVDFKDGEMKSILEVFIDSDEAADWSKESISACLKTGIVKGKNGKRLELTDNITRAEVAVIVRGLLQNSKLIN; translated from the coding sequence ATGTTGAAGCAGCAAAAAAGAAGAGGGAAAAGGCGAATGAAAAGTACGTTTTCGCTCATTGTTATTGTATGTATTCTGGCTATGTTTTTACCAGTACAGCCTGTATTTGCAGAAGTTGACAGTAGCAGATTTGGGGAGGTACTGGTTAGTGATTCGGGTACAGACTGCACGATAGAACAAGGTAATACCTCCAGAAACCTTGCAGTATCACCAAATGGTACCATCTATGCTGTTTATCAGTGCAATGAGGGTATACGTGTTGCAAAAAGTACTGATAATGGAGATAGTTTTGCGGCCAGTGTATCAGTTTATGAATCCAAATATGAGGCGGAAATTGCCGTATCATCTGCTGGGACTGTTTACGTGTGTTGGGTGGAAGACAATAATATCAAGCTTAGTAAAAGTACAGATGATGGAGCTACCTTTTCTGTTCCCGCAACAGTGGGGCCAATTACACTTGGAGAAATGGGAGGCAATGTTCATATGGCTACAGATGGCAGTTTCGTTTACATGATTGATTCGTGTGGCGAAAATTTCTATTCCAGTGGTAACGAGGGTGATGATTTTACCCACTATGATTTTAATGAACAAATGGTTTTTAGTGATGTACATGTGGATTTCTCAACGGGGGATGTTATTGTTCAAAAAGATGATCCAACAATTAAATATTATAAGAGTACTGATCATGGAGCAACATTTGAAGTAGCAGTTGTGCCCGGAGGAAGTGTTATGTATTCTGTTGGAAGCATTGCTTCCAGTGGCATCAACAAATATCTCCTGATTGCAGGTTCGGGGACGAACTTTCAAAAAATCAACCTGTCCACTGGAGTACAGACCAGTCCTTCCATTGGAGTCTGTGATTCTGAACAGGGAAGGTCGTTAAGTGCGGACAATTATGGGAATGTAGTTACAGGATACACTAATGAAGGCAATGTATTGTTTGAAGTAAGCAACGATATGGGTGAGAACTTTGGAGGTGCTACAACAGTTGCTGCATCTACCATGGCAAATGCAGCAATCAATACTACCAATGGAGATGTAATGTTTTTATACCAAAAGGCAGATGGGAAAGTTTATATGAAAGTATATGCAGGTTTGCTGACTGGGTATACCCTGAACGTATCAAACAGTAATCTCTTTTTTGATGCGGATATCAATGATTTAAACAAAACAGTTACTATTACCAATGTTTCAGGGGATACCATCACAATCAATGATATTACTGTAGAAGGTGCATTTACCATTGACAGATCGGACATTGGGGAATCCCTGGCAGCGGGTACAAGCGGAGACATTGATGTAACTTATGTTCCACCAGAAAGTGGAACACATACCGGAAAAGTGATAATATCCAATGGAGAAAATCCAGATAGAATTGTTTTTCTGACAGGTACAAAAACAGCTCAGGCATTGGAAGCACCTGTTCTCCAGAGTGCTGTTGCAGGAGACAGATGTGTTACACTTACATGGAGTGCAGCAGAAGGTTCTAATGGATATAAGGTTTATGCAAGCACAACCTCTGATTCTTATACGATACCAGCAAATACAGTTGCCGGATCAGTATATAGCTGTGATGTAACTGAACTAACAAATGGAACCATATACTATTTTGTTGTAAGATCAACAAGTATAGATGGAGACAGCGTTAATTCCAATGAATTGAGTGCAACACCGCAAACTGTGCCGGATGCTCCGACAAACGTATCGGCTACAGCAGGTAACGGTAAGGCAACGGTTACATTTACAGCACCGACTGATAATGGAGGAAGCCCAATTACAGGATATATTGTGACTTCAAATCCGGGATCCATAACAGCAACAGGCACAGGAGAAACTATAACTGTTACAGGACTACAAAATGGCATCACCTATACCTTTACAGTCAAAGCAATCAATGCTGTAGGGAATGGTGCAGAATCGGCAGTATCCAATGCAGTTACACCTTATACACCTATAAGTAGCACAACACACACAACACCAACTACTCAGACAGAACCAACCAAACCTGCTGAAAATTATGTTGAAATACAGGTGAATGGAAAAGCCGAAACTGTTGCAACAGCATCAACTATTAAGGTTGATGGTAAGACGGTAATCACGGTTACAGTCGATGATAAAAAAATAGAAGAAAAACTTAATAAAGAAGGTAATAATGCAGTTGTTACAATACCTGTAAAGAATGATGCAGATGTTGTTATTGGAGAGTTGAATGGACAGACAGTCAAGAATATGGAAGTAAAAGAAGCAGTCCTTGAGGTTAAAACCGATAATGTGACATATACTTTGCCGGCATCACAGATTAACATTGATAGCATTTCATCTCAAATAGGCAAAGAGGTTCAATTAAAGGAAATCACAGTAAATGTTAAAATTGCGGATGCTCCTCAGGATACTGTAAAAATAGTTCAGAATACAGCAAGTAAAAATAACTATCAAGTAGTTGTAAAACCGGTTGATTTTGAAATAACTTGTACAAATGGAAATAAGAGCATTGATGTATCTAAGTTCAACGGATATGTGGAAAGGACATTGGCAATTCCTGAGGGAGTAGATCCGAGCAAAATCACAACAGGAATTGTGCTGAATTATGACGGAACATTTTCACATGTTCCTACAACGATAATAGTTATTGATGGAAAGCATTATGCAAAAATCAACAGCTTGACTAATAGTACCTACTCAGTTATCTGGAGTCCAAAAACATTTAAGGATGTTGAAGGCCACTGGGCAAAAGATGAAGTCAATGATATGAGCTCCAGACTGATTATCAGCGGTATTAGTGAAGATACGTTTGATCCTGAAAGAGACATTACCAGAGCCGAGTTTGCGGCAATCGTGGTTAGAGGATTAGGCTTAAAATCTGGAACAGGAAAGAATCCGTTTACCGATGTAGGTTCTGATGAATGGTATTGCTCATATATAGAAACTGCTTATGAATATGGAATTATCGCAGGGCACGGAAACGGTAATTTTAGACCAAATGACAAAATTACCCGTGAACAGGCCATGACTATGATCGCAAGAGCGATGAAGATAACTGGATTGAAGGTTGATTTTAAAGACGGTGAGATGAAAAGTATTCTTGAAGTCTTTATAGATTCCGATGAAGCAGCAGACTGGTCAAAGGAGAGTATATCAGCATGCTTGAAAACTGGAATCGTAAAGGGAAAGAACGGAAAAAGACTTGAGCTAACAGACAACATAACTAGGGCAGAAGTTGCAGTAATTGTACGCGGACTTCTGCAAAATTCAAAATTGATTAACTGA
- a CDS encoding cation-translocating P-type ATPase: MKSFYQMKYEEVVKQTNSQVTGLTNKDINKQRETYGSNQIEESKSQSPVIIFFSQFKDFLVIILMIAAGVSAMMGKLESTLVIISVLILNALLGTVQHIKAEQSLKSLKALSAPSSKVLRESKVIEVPSTDVVVGDILIVEAGDFIAADARLIESNSLQVSESALTGESVSVEKVTEPISKDDVAIGDQVNMIFSSSHVTYGRGRAVVTGVGKGTEIGRIASLLKNAKEKATPLEENLDRFGKKLALLIIIISAIVFGMSLYRGTPVMDSLMFSISLAVAAIPEALSSIVTIVLALGTRKLAEENAIIRKLHSVESLGSISIICSDKTGTLTQNKMTVQKIFTDNKLIDVNDINKENRLHHKLVIAGLLCSDAITTKEKEIGDPTEIALVDLGERFHLDELIVREITPRISELPFDSDRKLMTTLQHIDGKAVVFTKGAMDVLLERSSHIETAEGVRPITQQDKDIYNKMNFELANQGLRVLAFAWKEVEEQTLTFAHEEEMILFGLVAMMDPPRAESKAAVESCMEAGIKPIMITGDHKVTASAIARQIGILKEGEQAIEGADIEHLSEVELIALVPKTSVYARVSPEHKIRIVSAWQALGHVVAMTGDGVNDAPALKRADIGIAMGITGTEVAKDAASMVLTDDNFSTIVKAINNGRSIFGNIKNAIRFLLAGNTAGILSVVYASVVGLAAPFSPVHLLFINLLTDSLPAIAIGLEPAYGGLMKEKPRDAKKPILDKAFGLHVLLEGSIIALVTMIAYYLGYQNGGQGAGMTMAFATLSLSRLVHGLNCRFDAPLTLKNLWVNQYSYLALISGTLLLSAVLFLQPLHKTFEISILTNQQYMSIALLSIVPLIVVQVIKRISRVFKYKKA, from the coding sequence ATGAAATCTTTTTACCAAATGAAGTATGAAGAAGTGGTTAAACAGACAAATAGCCAGGTTACTGGTTTAACGAATAAAGACATAAATAAACAGCGCGAGACCTATGGCAGCAACCAAATTGAAGAAAGCAAGAGTCAATCTCCTGTTATTATTTTTTTCTCACAGTTTAAAGACTTTCTTGTTATCATACTGATGATAGCAGCCGGTGTATCGGCAATGATGGGAAAATTGGAGAGTACACTAGTCATTATTTCTGTACTAATTCTTAATGCTTTACTTGGTACGGTACAGCATATTAAGGCTGAGCAATCACTAAAAAGCCTGAAGGCTCTTTCGGCACCAAGCTCAAAGGTTCTGCGTGAGAGCAAGGTGATTGAAGTTCCTTCTACGGACGTTGTTGTTGGTGACATCTTGATTGTTGAAGCTGGGGATTTTATCGCAGCAGATGCAAGACTTATCGAAAGTAACAGTTTGCAGGTGAGTGAAAGTGCTTTAACAGGTGAGTCGGTTAGTGTAGAAAAAGTAACAGAGCCTATTAGTAAAGATGATGTAGCTATAGGTGATCAAGTGAATATGATTTTTTCCAGCAGTCATGTTACCTATGGTCGAGGAAGGGCTGTGGTCACCGGTGTTGGTAAAGGTACAGAAATAGGGCGCATTGCATCTCTGTTAAAGAATGCTAAAGAAAAAGCCACACCGCTCGAGGAAAATCTGGATCGTTTCGGAAAGAAGCTTGCTCTACTGATCATCATTATTTCTGCCATCGTCTTTGGGATGAGCCTGTATAGAGGCACGCCTGTTATGGATTCACTTATGTTTTCCATATCCCTTGCAGTAGCGGCAATTCCAGAGGCACTAAGTTCAATCGTTACGATCGTTCTTGCACTGGGTACCAGAAAACTGGCTGAAGAAAATGCGATCATTCGAAAGCTGCATTCCGTGGAAAGCTTGGGAAGTATATCAATAATATGTTCTGATAAAACAGGTACATTAACGCAGAACAAGATGACAGTTCAAAAGATTTTTACAGATAACAAGCTGATTGATGTTAATGATATAAATAAGGAAAATAGACTTCATCATAAACTTGTAATTGCGGGGCTCTTATGTAGTGATGCAATTACAACGAAAGAGAAAGAAATTGGCGATCCAACAGAAATTGCCTTGGTTGACCTTGGAGAACGCTTTCATTTGGACGAATTGATTGTTCGTGAAATTACGCCACGCATTTCAGAGTTGCCCTTTGATAGCGATAGAAAGCTTATGACTACATTACAGCACATTGATGGCAAAGCTGTCGTTTTCACTAAGGGAGCTATGGATGTCCTTTTAGAACGCTCATCACATATTGAGACAGCAGAAGGTGTTCGTCCTATTACACAGCAGGATAAAGACATTTATAATAAGATGAACTTTGAACTGGCCAATCAAGGCTTGCGTGTATTAGCCTTTGCATGGAAAGAAGTAGAGGAGCAAACCTTAACCTTTGCACATGAAGAGGAGATGATTCTTTTTGGATTAGTCGCCATGATGGATCCGCCAAGGGCTGAATCAAAAGCAGCTGTTGAAAGCTGTATGGAAGCTGGAATTAAACCAATTATGATTACTGGGGATCATAAGGTCACTGCATCTGCAATAGCGCGACAAATCGGCATCCTAAAAGAAGGCGAACAAGCAATTGAAGGAGCAGATATTGAACACCTTTCCGAGGTGGAGTTGATTGCTTTGGTGCCTAAAACATCCGTCTATGCGAGGGTATCACCGGAGCACAAGATACGTATTGTTAGTGCATGGCAGGCTCTCGGTCATGTAGTTGCCATGACTGGGGATGGTGTTAATGATGCTCCGGCTCTCAAAAGGGCGGATATTGGTATTGCTATGGGTATTACCGGGACTGAAGTTGCAAAAGACGCTGCAAGTATGGTTTTAACCGATGATAATTTCTCTACTATTGTCAAAGCGATAAACAATGGCCGTAGCATTTTTGGCAACATCAAAAATGCTATACGATTCTTGTTGGCAGGCAATACGGCAGGGATTTTGTCGGTTGTATATGCATCCGTTGTTGGTTTGGCGGCACCATTTTCCCCGGTTCATTTACTCTTTATAAATCTTTTAACTGACAGTTTACCTGCAATAGCCATTGGTCTCGAGCCAGCCTATGGGGGATTAATGAAAGAGAAGCCAAGAGATGCCAAGAAGCCAATTCTTGATAAGGCCTTTGGACTACATGTGCTTTTAGAAGGGTCAATTATTGCTCTTGTCACTATGATTGCTTATTATTTAGGTTATCAAAATGGCGGTCAGGGAGCAGGAATGACAATGGCCTTTGCGACATTAAGCTTATCTCGCCTTGTACATGGCTTGAACTGCCGATTTGATGCACCTCTTACTTTGAAAAATTTATGGGTTAATCAATATAGCTACCTTGCATTGATATCAGGAACTCTTTTGCTATCAGCGGTGTTGTTCCTGCAGCCTTTGCATAAAACCTTTGAAATAAGTATCTTAACGAATCAGCAATATATGAGCATTGCACTTTTATCAATAGTGCCTCTTATTGTTGTTCAGGTTATCAAACGTATTAGTCGAGTCTTTAAATATAAAAAGGCTTGA